In Oncorhynchus gorbuscha isolate QuinsamMale2020 ecotype Even-year unplaced genomic scaffold, OgorEven_v1.0 Un_scaffold_4126, whole genome shotgun sequence, one genomic interval encodes:
- the LOC124028424 gene encoding focal adhesion kinase 1-like isoform X2: MLSLRNSTVECTCWPFISKEYDRQLAPTKGSMASAYLDPNLNHHAGLGGGVSKPGTMDRVLKIHHYLESNSEPSTWASHIRHGDATDIRVS; encoded by the exons ATGTTGTCACTACGGAACTCTACAGTGGAGTGTACCTGCTGGCCCTTCATCAGTAAAG AATATGACAGACAGCTAGCCCCCACCAAAGGAAGCATGGCGTCAGCATACCTGGACCCCAACCTGAACCACCATGCTGGGTTGGGCGGTGGGGTGTCGAAGCCGGGGACCATGGACCGCGTGCTCAAGATCCACCACTACTTGGAGAGCAACAGTGAACCATCCACCTGGGCCAGCCACATCCGCCACGGAGACGCCACTGACATCAGGGTGAGCTGA